The DNA segment TTTCCGCAGTTGAGGGAGGTTTGGGAATTTCCGTCATCTCCCGATGGGCGGCTGAAAAAGCCCTTCGTTTAGGGACGATAAAGACGGTTACGCTCAAGGATATCGATCTCTATAGAGACCTTTATCTCGTCTACGACCAAAGAAGGCTCTTCACCCGCGTCCAAAAAGAATTCGTCAAATATATCCTAAGACAATGATTCCTACCGAACATTGAGATTCGCTTCTGCAGAAAGATTTGTTAATCCCTTATCCCCGTAGTAAAGATGATTCATGGACGCCATTCAGAAAGATATTTGACAATATCTACCCGCTAACCTGGAGGTCTTTGGGGACCTTGGACGTCTTTTCAAAGATATGTTACATGAAAAGGTATTTATTGGAAGAATTAATCATCGTGCCATCGTAAAATCAGCTGGATTGCAACGTATAACTTCCTTTACCAGGTCAAAGTGGGTATCAGCAGATAAAATATGGGTTAGGTTATTCTCAAGCATAGTGGCAACATGAAGGGCATCACGAGCATTTAAAGAAGAGTATTCCAGGATAAACTTTGAGGCTCGAAGCACAATCTTTTCACTGATCGCAAGAAGGGGTGAAAGAAGTGCCTTCAATTATCTCCTTCTCCATTTTCTCCCATTCGTCCACGGGAAGTTCAAGGGAGCAAAGATACTCCGCCGCTTTTTCCCGTGCTTTTAATGGTTCTTTGATATAGGTTTGGTGGAGAGCTTTGCGAATAAGAGAGCCAATAGAAGTATGCCGCTGACGAGCGATTTCCTCTAAACGCTTTTGCTCTTCGGGAGATAAAAGAATTGTGATTCGTGAGGTAAAGGTCGCCATTTACTTTATCCTCCTTGATATATAGATTTGTAATATGAGCATATTATATATTATATTCCTATACCGTCAAATTTTTATTATCCTGCCGGGATTAAACATAGAAGTTGGCTACTGCAGGAAAGATTTGTTAATCTTTTCAAAGATATGTTACAGATCAAATGCTGGCTTTTAAAAGTTCTTGTGCAGTTTTAACGGCTTTTTGAACTTGGGATTTAGAAGCTTGTTCTTTTCTTCGATAAAGCCTTTGATGGCGTGACCTTCTTAGTCTATCAAATTCGAGAATCAGATGGCGATCTTTTGAGCCGAGAATCCTTTCAGCAAATCTAATGATTGTCAAACGGTGGCTTCCTGCTTCGGGTCGGAAACCGTGATGGAACATAAGAGCCATTCCCGTTTTAAGCATTGCTTCATAAGCAGTATCCCTGCTTACTCCGTAGTAACCCAATCCAAGAATTTCCTGGGAAGCTTTTATATCTTTTTCGGCACTCGCAAAGAGATCTTCTACCTGTGTTCCTACTGGTTTAAAAGGTTTGATAGAGCCCTTTTTAAGCAATCTTCGAAGTTCATCCTCATCTCCAATGATAAATATTTTTGGCTCTTCAAGAACTCTTAGGACGAGAGGTGACTTTTTTCGCGCTTCCTCTTGGAACTCTTCCTTTTTCATGGATACATAGTTGATCTCTCGAGCAAGCAAGCTCTCCAAATTTTTTAGTTTCTCGTTGAGGGAATCTTCATCGATTTCACCGATGAGGAAGCGTGCAACTGTTGGTCAAACCAGTACCAGATGTATAGGAATTACCAAAATAAAAAAGGAAATTTTAAAGAGGGGAGGAAAAGAAAAAGGATAACGGAAAGTTCCAAAGAAGGGGGTGAAATGGAGGAGTGAAGATCCTATCGATCATCTCGCTCATCATTGCCATTATTAGTCTGTTATTTTCATTGATTGCAAAGTTTATAATTAATGCGCCCATTCTTAACATCTCCGCTCTCGCTTTCCTTAGATTCACGAATACCTGTCTACTCTTTGCGATTACATTCTTGCTATTATCACTTTCGCGGGAGAAGTCATAATTTCGATCATGTCTTTTATCGGCAAATAGCTTGTGCTACTTGACCTATCGACTAGCATAAGGGGAGGTATATTTTGAAACTTGGGAGGATAAAATAACTCTTGGGGAAATAATGAGGATATGTTAATTAGCTTTTATTCCTTAAATACTCATCAATTGCTGTAGCAGCTTTTCTTCCAGCTCCCATCGCCAGGATGACCGTGGCGGCACCGGTAACGATGTCACCACCAGCGTAAACTCCTTCCCTTGAGGTCCTTCCGGTTTCCTCATCGGCTATAATGTATCCTCGCTTGTTTAACTTAAGTCCAGGGGTGCTCTTGGGAATGAGAGGATTGACACCCGTTCCAATGGCGATTACTACAACATCAACATCGATTACGAATTCTGAACCCTTTATGGGAACGGGACGCCGGCGTCCCGATTCATCGGGTTCACCTAGTTCCATCTTCAAACACTCCATGCCACAAACCCAGCCGTCCTTACCCAATATCTTTGTGGGGTTGGTGAGGAGCTTGAAAATGACCCCTTCCTCTTTAGCCCTCTCGATCTCCTCCACCCGTGCCGGCATCTCGGCCTCCGAGCGGCGATAGACGAGGTAAACATCCTCTGCGCCCAGGCGAAGAGCCGTGCGAGCGGCATCCATGGCCACATTGCCCCCACCCACCACTGCGACCTTTTCCCCTCTTTTGATCGGTGTATCGTATTCTGGGAATAGGTATGCTTTCATCAGATTTGAGCGAGTGAGGAACTCATTGGCGGAATAAACCCCATTGAGGTTTTCCCCTGGAATACCCAAAAATAAAGGTAGCCCCGCACCTGTGCCGATGAACACGGCATCGTATCTGTTGTTCAAGAGGTCGTCGATAGTGAACAGCTTCCCAATGACGGTACTCGTCCTGATCTCCACACCGAGCTTTTGCAAGTATTCGACCTCGGCTTGGACTATAGCCTTCGGCAACCTGAATTCTGGAATCCCATAAACCAGAACCCCTCCCGCCTTGTGCAGTCCCTCGAAGATGGTTACCTCGTGTCCTAGCTGTGCCAGGTCTCCAGCAACGGTAAGACCAGCGGGACCGGAGCCGATGACCGCTACCCTTTCCCCAGTGGACTTGGGCCTAGGGGGAATCTCCACCATCCCCTGGGCTCGCTCATAGTCGGCAGCGAATCTTTCAAGTCGCCCGATAGCCAAGGGCTCCCCCTTCTTCCCCAGGGCACAGAGCTTCTCGCATTGATCCTCCTGGGGACAGACCCTTCCACAGATGGCGGGAAGATAGTTCTTCTCCTTTATTTTCCGAATGGCTCCGATAAAATCCCCTTCTGCTATGAATTGAATAAAAGCTGGAATATCTACCTCCACGGGACAACCTTGAACACAAGGAAATTTCTTGCATTGAAGACAGCGCTTCGCCTCCTGGACGGCTTGCTCGGGTGTATATCCCAAGGCAACCTCATCGAAGTTCGTGATGCGCACCTTCGGATCCTGCTCAGCCATCTTCACCCTTTGCAGCATCATTACTTTCCTTGATTTCTCCAGTCCTCGATTGCTCCCCAATTCTCGCCACCTTAATTGTCAGACCTCTTTGCGTAGTGCTCAAGGGCTATTTTTTCCTCTTCGAGATACATTCGCTGCCTGGCTATGAGGAGATCGAAATCGACTTGATGACCATCGAAATCTGGCCCATCAACGCAGCAAAACTTCGTTTCTCCTCCCACGGAGACACGGCAGGCTCCGCACATTCCCGTCCCATCGACCATTATTGGATTGAGACTAACCATAGTTTTCACCCCAAAATCCAGGGTGGTCTTACAAACGAATTTCATCATGATCGCTGGACCCACGGCCATGACTAAATCCACCTTCTTCTCCTGAAGGAGATCCCTTAAAGCATCGGTGACCAGCCCATGACGCCCTTTACTTCCGTCATCCGTGGTGATGTAAAGCTCATCGCTCGCCATCTTCAGTTCATCCTCCCATACGAGGAGATTGGCACTTCTTGCCCCCAAGATGGTAATCACGTGATTTCCAGCATTTTTAAACGCTCGGGTAACAGGATAGATGTGAGCAGCACCGACACCCCCTGCCACGCAGATGACACAGCCATAATTTCCTATTTTCGTGGGATGCCCCAATGGTCCCACGACATCGGCGAGGAGAGTGCCTTCGGATAGACTCGCCAAATGCTTCGTCGTTTTACCAACCTCCTGGAAGATGATGGTCAGAGTCCCCTCTCCCCTATCGAAATCGGCAACGGTTAGAGGAATCCTCTCACCGCGCTCATCGATCCTTATGATGACAAATTGACCAGCTTTAACTCTTCTAGCGATATCCGGAGCGGAGATGCGGATCAAGCTAACCTCCGGTGAGAGTACCTTTTTCTCAAGAATCTCGAACATAAAGAGCTCCCTCACTGCATTTTTGCTGTGTATATTAACAAGGATGGGTTAACACCAATCGAATGTCTAAAATGCAAACCTAACTCGTTAATAGTCCAGATTATTTTCACAACTTAAGAATTTGAAGTCAAATTTTTTCTGGGAATGGTATTTAAATTCGACTGTGCGGTTCAGAAGCTGAAGGTTCGGCTCCGGGCTTCTGAGCTCAGGGTGAGATTAAATGAAGGAGTTGATTTATCGACCGAGTTGATGATCTTGTCTACTGAGATATGGTGGGTATTTGAACCTCTGGTTCGGGTGGCATTGCTTGTTCCTCTTCGGTTTGCTCCATTTCCCACTTACCACATCTTCCGCCCCAGCGAGCCAGGGTCTTTCCCGAAACCTGTATTCTCACAATTTCGCAGTTGTTGGGGCATCCTCCGCAGTAAAAGCTCGAAGTGGTGTACTCAATTTCGGAGGCTTCAAAACCCTTAAAATTACTGCGAGAATTATCGGTGATTACCTTTTCCTTGGCTAAAAGGGCTGCGCCTATGGCTCCCATTACGTGGTAATATTTGGGAACTACCACTTCCACACCCAAAGCCCCTTCAAAAGCTCGTTTCATGCCCTCATTTGCGGCCACTCCACCTTGAAAAACTATGGGGGGCAGAAGCTCTTTCCCTTTAGCTAGATTATTTAAATAATTTCGGACCAAAGCTTCACAAAGTCCATAGATTATGTCCTCTACGGGATATCCCATTTGTTGCTTATGAATCATATCCGATTCAGCGAACACGGTGCACCTACCCGCGATTTGAGCGGAAGAAGAAGCCTTAAGAGCATATGTGCCGAATTCCTCGATGGGGATGCCAAGACGAGTGGCCTGGTGATCTAGGAAGGAACCGGTACCCGCTGCACAGACGGTGTTCATGGCAAAATCGATCACGACTCCTTCTCTAATTATTATCAGTTTGGAATCCTGCCCGCCGATCTCCAAGACCGTCCTCACCTCTGGAATGACATGAATGGCTGCCACGGCATGGGCTGTGATTTCATTCTTCACGATATCCGCTCCCACGATGACTCCAGAGAGATAGCGAGCAGATCCCGTGGTTCCCACACCGCAAATTTCTATATCCAGAGGTAATTTACCTCTCAAGCTTCTTAAACCTTCTTGCACAGCTTTTATGGGATTGCCTCGGGTCCTGAGATACTCGTAAGCCAGAACTTCGTCTCGAAAATCGATTACAACGAGATTTGTGCTCACCGATCCCACATCGACTCCTAGATATCCTTTCATTTAAACTTACCTCCTAGATCAAAATTCAAAAATTTTGACGCCGTTCAATAGATTGTTGCTAAAATTAGCAAAATAAAAGGTTTACCTTTAGGTTTTTAGAATTATCAATGAAAACAGTTGATAAGGAGTTTAGAATGGCTAAAAAAGAGCGCGTTGTCCATTCTGTAAAGGCCTTAATACCAAGAAGCATGGCAGATCCACCAATCAAGTTGTTACTCCAAGGGTGTGCGAAAAGGTCATAGCCAGCGATATTTCTGCAAGAAGTGCAAGAAGACTTTTAGTGCTCTTAAGAGAAGAAAGTTTCCCTGGTTTCGCTATTCTATTCCTTTCATCTTGGAGGCAATAAGGATGAATGTAGAAGGTCTTACACCCTTTCGCGTGGTAGCTCGTAGACTTTCGATGGTTGGGCAGGGGAATCTTTCTCCAGCTACCATTTCCCGGTGGGTTCATCTTGCAGGCAAAGCGGCAAAAGATACGATTGAAATCGCTCAAGAATTTTCTCCCCTGTGGTTTGGGGT comes from the Actinomycetota bacterium genome and includes:
- a CDS encoding HEPN domain-containing protein; amino-acid sequence: MKKEEFQEEARKKSPLVLRVLEEPKIFIIGDEDELRRLLKKGSIKPFKPVGTQVEDLFASAEKDIKASQEILGLGYYGVSRDTAYEAMLKTGMALMFHHGFRPEAGSHRLTIIRFAERILGSKDRHLILEFDRLRRSRHQRLYRRKEQASKSQVQKAVKTAQELLKASI
- a CDS encoding acyl-CoA dehydratase activase, with amino-acid sequence MKGYLGVDVGSVSTNLVVIDFRDEVLAYEYLRTRGNPIKAVQEGLRSLRGKLPLDIEICGVGTTGSARYLSGVIVGADIVKNEITAHAVAAIHVIPEVRTVLEIGGQDSKLIIIREGVVIDFAMNTVCAAGTGSFLDHQATRLGIPIEEFGTYALKASSSAQIAGRCTVFAESDMIHKQQMGYPVEDIIYGLCEALVRNYLNNLAKGKELLPPIVFQGGVAANEGMKRAFEGALGVEVVVPKYYHVMGAIGAALLAKEKVITDNSRSNFKGFEASEIEYTTSSFYCGGCPNNCEIVRIQVSGKTLARWGGRCGKWEMEQTEEEQAMPPEPEVQIPTISQ
- a CDS encoding CopG family transcriptional regulator — translated: MATFTSRITILLSPEEQKRLEEIARQRHTSIGSLIRKALHQTYIKEPLKAREKAAEYLCSLELPVDEWEKMEKEIIEGTSFTPSCDQ
- a CDS encoding sulfide/dihydroorotate dehydrogenase-like FAD/NAD-binding protein → MFEILEKKVLSPEVSLIRISAPDIARRVKAGQFVIIRIDERGERIPLTVADFDRGEGTLTIIFQEVGKTTKHLASLSEGTLLADVVGPLGHPTKIGNYGCVICVAGGVGAAHIYPVTRAFKNAGNHVITILGARSANLLVWEDELKMASDELYITTDDGSKGRHGLVTDALRDLLQEKKVDLVMAVGPAIMMKFVCKTTLDFGVKTMVSLNPIMVDGTGMCGACRVSVGGETKFCCVDGPDFDGHQVDFDLLIARQRMYLEEEKIALEHYAKRSDN
- the gltA gene encoding NADPH-dependent glutamate synthase, with translation MMLQRVKMAEQDPKVRITNFDEVALGYTPEQAVQEAKRCLQCKKFPCVQGCPVEVDIPAFIQFIAEGDFIGAIRKIKEKNYLPAICGRVCPQEDQCEKLCALGKKGEPLAIGRLERFAADYERAQGMVEIPPRPKSTGERVAVIGSGPAGLTVAGDLAQLGHEVTIFEGLHKAGGVLVYGIPEFRLPKAIVQAEVEYLQKLGVEIRTSTVIGKLFTIDDLLNNRYDAVFIGTGAGLPLFLGIPGENLNGVYSANEFLTRSNLMKAYLFPEYDTPIKRGEKVAVVGGGNVAMDAARTALRLGAEDVYLVYRRSEAEMPARVEEIERAKEEGVIFKLLTNPTKILGKDGWVCGMECLKMELGEPDESGRRRPVPIKGSEFVIDVDVVVIAIGTGVNPLIPKSTPGLKLNKRGYIIADEETGRTSREGVYAGGDIVTGAATVILAMGAGRKAATAIDEYLRNKS